From the Chloroflexota bacterium genome, one window contains:
- a CDS encoding cysteine hydrolase — translation MDVQNDMVRRFLPSDPQFLVRLSGVIQHARAAAIPVLYIVVEFRPGLPEVVDRGYFADVKKSGKLISGTPEVMVHPAIAPKTNDIIVTKRRISSFAGSDLEVVLRGLNRDLLILTGISTSGVVLSTYREAFDKDYSLVVIADACVDNDQEVHRVLVEKIFPRHGIVLTAAEFAQAIR, via the coding sequence ATGGACGTTCAGAACGATATGGTGAGGCGGTTTCTGCCAAGCGACCCGCAATTTCTCGTTCGTCTGAGTGGGGTTATCCAGCACGCCAGGGCTGCTGCTATCCCGGTGCTCTACATTGTTGTTGAGTTTCGTCCCGGGTTGCCCGAAGTCGTTGACCGAGGCTACTTTGCCGACGTGAAAAAGTCCGGGAAGCTGATCTCGGGAACCCCCGAGGTCATGGTACACCCGGCGATAGCCCCAAAAACAAACGATATTATCGTCACAAAGAGGCGGATCAGCTCCTTCGCCGGTTCAGACCTCGAGGTGGTCCTGAGAGGGCTCAACCGCGATCTGCTGATCCTGACCGGCATCTCAACGAGCGGCGTTGTCCTGTCCACGTACCGAGAGGCGTTCGATAAGGACTACTCTCTCGTAGTGATAGCAGATGCCTGTGTGGACAATGATCAAGAGGTGCACCGGGTACTGGTGGAGAAGATTTTCCCGCGCCACGGCATAGTGTTGACTGCCGCGGAGTTTGCTCAGGCTATTCGGTAG
- a CDS encoding SDR family oxidoreductase: MQLQGKVAMVTGAGSGIGRAIAVRFVQEGAKVAVLDVNQAGGEETVRLVRERGGEAEFIKCDVSRPADVKEAVTAITLRFGMLHILVNDAGILKLEDALVEEVPEEIWDAVIGVNLKGVFYCSKYALPAIIASGGGAVVTIASTAGAIAFNRPAYAASKSAVIPMTRALARQHAKDNVRANVVCPGGTDTPLTHSQGVPPAGQGPAKIPAMIKRRAQPEEIAAAVTFLASDEASYITAAVFLVDGGLTAL, from the coding sequence ATGCAATTGCAGGGCAAGGTAGCGATGGTGACGGGCGCAGGCTCCGGAATAGGACGCGCCATCGCGGTACGCTTTGTTCAAGAGGGCGCTAAGGTCGCTGTCCTGGATGTCAATCAGGCAGGCGGTGAAGAGACGGTCCGCCTGGTGCGCGAACGCGGGGGGGAGGCGGAGTTCATCAAATGCGATGTCTCGCGGCCCGCGGACGTAAAAGAAGCCGTCACCGCCATCACCCTTCGATTCGGCATGCTACATATCCTGGTGAACGATGCCGGCATCCTCAAACTGGAGGATGCATTGGTGGAAGAAGTGCCGGAAGAGATATGGGACGCAGTCATCGGCGTCAATCTGAAGGGCGTTTTCTACTGCTCCAAGTACGCCCTTCCTGCGATCATCGCGTCCGGAGGCGGCGCGGTCGTGACGATCGCTTCAACGGCAGGCGCGATCGCCTTTAACCGCCCTGCATATGCCGCTTCGAAAAGCGCGGTTATCCCGATGACGCGCGCCCTTGCCCGCCAGCATGCCAAAGACAACGTGCGCGCGAACGTGGTTTGCCCCGGCGGCACGGATACGCCGCTAACCCACAGCCAAGGCGTGCCTCCCGCCGGTCAAGGCCCGGCAAAGATACCGGCCATGATTAAGCGCAGGGCCCAGCCGGAGGAGATCGCAGCGGCCGTGACCTTCCTTGCCTCCGATGAGGCCTCGTATATCACCGCGGCCGTATTCCTCGTAGACGGGGGGCTGACGGCGTTATGA
- a CDS encoding SDR family oxidoreductase produces MTAAQRRRFEGKGVIITGGGSGIGRATALAFAREGGNVAIGDISEAGMTEVTQTIEREGGKAIFVKADVSKAADVQNLVNQAVKSFGAVHILFSNAGIYAQSDTRVMDLDDDVFARVIDVNLKGMFLSAKYALPHIVKSGGGAVVMTSSIGALAAASTTAYSSSKGGVLALMRTIAVEYAAKGVRANAILPGPVDTPIMTDVRAAMGLPPDGKMPKGNMQNRWAKPEEVASLVLFLCSEDASYMTGGSFTVDGGQSGM; encoded by the coding sequence ATGACAGCAGCGCAGCGGAGGCGGTTCGAAGGCAAAGGAGTCATCATCACCGGCGGGGGCTCAGGGATCGGGCGCGCGACGGCGCTCGCATTCGCTCGCGAGGGAGGGAATGTTGCGATAGGAGACATTTCCGAAGCAGGCATGACCGAGGTGACACAGACAATAGAACGGGAAGGCGGCAAGGCGATCTTCGTGAAGGCGGACGTCTCCAAGGCAGCCGATGTGCAGAACCTTGTGAACCAAGCAGTGAAAAGCTTCGGCGCTGTCCATATCCTCTTTAGCAACGCCGGCATCTATGCGCAGAGTGACACCAGGGTCATGGATCTGGATGACGATGTCTTTGCCAGAGTCATAGATGTCAACTTGAAAGGGATGTTCCTCTCGGCGAAATATGCGTTGCCCCACATCGTAAAAAGCGGAGGCGGGGCTGTTGTGATGACTTCCTCCATCGGCGCGCTTGCCGCGGCGTCAACGACGGCATATTCATCAAGCAAGGGGGGAGTATTGGCGCTGATGCGCACCATCGCCGTCGAATATGCGGCTAAAGGCGTGCGCGCGAACGCGATCCTGCCCGGGCCTGTGGATACGCCCATCATGACGGACGTGCGCGCCGCCATGGGCCTTCCGCCAGACGGCAAGATGCCAAAGGGGAACATGCAGAACCGGTGGGCGAAACCCGAGGAAGTAGCCAGCCTGGTCCTATTTCTCTGCTCGGAAGATGCCTCATACATGACCGGCGGGTCGTTCACTGTGGACGGCGGACAATCGGGGATGTGA
- a CDS encoding SDR family NAD(P)-dependent oxidoreductase produces MQSLLEGRVAVVTGAGRGIGRAVAHRLSEMGAAVVINDLGTSTDGTGADTSPADQVVGEIRAKGGQAVASYDSVADFEAAGRIIGTAVKTFGKIDILINNAGVNISAPIYEITPETFATVVGVHVSGTYNCTRHACVYMKNQKWGRIVNMVSRASLIGSVGNSAYGAGKGGIFGFTNVVSRDLAPFGITVNGVNPDAANTRMVTESRARWKQAGPNPTEAKRMKTVPQDPDNIAIVVTALCTQEAAHISGQYFLVQGSLVGLFQPLTITKHIYKDGMWTPEDLAKAMNMMGIPHLPVAY; encoded by the coding sequence ATGCAGAGCCTGTTGGAAGGAAGAGTAGCGGTCGTCACGGGTGCAGGCAGGGGCATCGGTCGAGCGGTTGCCCATAGGCTTTCGGAGATGGGCGCGGCCGTCGTCATTAATGACCTTGGGACATCAACGGACGGCACGGGCGCGGATACCTCTCCCGCCGACCAGGTTGTCGGGGAGATACGGGCAAAAGGTGGTCAAGCTGTCGCGAGCTACGATAGCGTCGCCGATTTTGAAGCGGCAGGGCGAATCATCGGGACTGCCGTAAAGACCTTCGGCAAGATTGATATCCTCATCAACAACGCCGGCGTCAATATCAGCGCTCCCATCTACGAAATCACGCCAGAGACGTTCGCCACCGTCGTTGGCGTCCACGTCTCCGGGACGTACAACTGCACCCGCCATGCTTGCGTCTACATGAAAAACCAGAAGTGGGGACGCATCGTCAACATGGTCTCCCGCGCGAGTCTCATCGGCAGTGTGGGGAACTCTGCCTATGGAGCCGGCAAAGGCGGGATATTCGGCTTCACGAACGTCGTAAGCCGGGATCTCGCCCCCTTCGGCATCACCGTGAACGGCGTCAACCCGGATGCTGCAAACACGCGCATGGTCACCGAAAGCCGGGCACGCTGGAAGCAGGCGGGCCCGAATCCCACTGAAGCCAAACGCATGAAGACCGTGCCGCAAGACCCCGACAACATCGCGATTGTTGTGACCGCTCTCTGCACCCAGGAGGCCGCACACATCAGCGGCCAGTATTTCCTTGTCCAGGGAAGCCTTGTGGGCCTCTTTCAGCCGCTAACTATCACAAAGCATATCTACAAGGATGGCATGTGGACCCCAGAAGACCTGGCAAAGGCAATGAATATGATGGGAATACCTCATCTCCCTGTGGCTTACTAG
- a CDS encoding ABC transporter substrate-binding protein, translated as MKFLNRPIVTIFACFLVMALVLSGCGGDDETPPTATSRPAPTNTPAPTATPLQPTPTATPIPPTPTPSPRLGGTFATRVSSDPNPNNDFHKARSADSFILPLQPLVNNLIRYGAYNETAIEPDLAESYTQSADGTTWTFKIRQGVKWHDGAPLTVDDVVYSLLRMSKRQPAFSPLLGSLLATVDTVTAPDSSTVVVKLTRPNLVFLSGLLSTHAVVLPKHIGEEWGSKRIGSGSFKYAVARPGNVVTLTKNPDFYLKGALYLDQIDSYVIADNAAALAAFQTGRLHWTNVSTQIVNALNAPQLKSAVPGVQILESAGGMGILFINTQAPFTDARVRQAIQLAFDRPAYVQVALFGSGNPYAVDGLPSATIWAMPADEVKTLPGWRTPKTQDLAQAKSLMEQAGFSERNPLKTSVMVSAAQYGDQATVLATQLRAIYIDMAVEGVDMATILQRRNTGAFATHFSGIAPVVDDPAGYYGRFYLPGVAENYAKYDLPDINRLYKEQDETGDRAVRIAKLRELQRKSVELAWWITAAETKRFQALSREVKDFPLQAVGVNSNGYRFERVWLSA; from the coding sequence ATGAAGTTCTTGAATCGCCCAATAGTAACGATTTTCGCGTGCTTTCTGGTGATGGCTCTGGTACTGAGTGGCTGTGGTGGCGACGATGAGACGCCTCCGACTGCCACGAGCAGACCTGCTCCTACTAACACACCGGCCCCAACGGCGACCCCCCTACAGCCTACTCCGACAGCAACCCCTATCCCTCCGACGCCGACGCCCTCGCCACGCCTGGGCGGAACATTCGCCACCCGGGTAAGTTCGGACCCCAATCCAAACAACGACTTTCACAAGGCGCGTTCGGCGGACTCCTTTATTCTGCCGCTCCAACCCCTTGTGAACAACCTGATCCGATACGGCGCCTATAACGAGACAGCCATCGAGCCGGACCTCGCCGAGAGCTATACGCAGAGCGCCGACGGCACAACGTGGACCTTTAAGATTCGCCAGGGCGTGAAGTGGCACGACGGCGCACCCTTAACCGTTGACGACGTCGTCTACAGCCTGCTGCGCATGTCCAAGCGCCAACCTGCCTTTTCCCCTCTCCTGGGTTCGCTCTTAGCCACTGTTGATACCGTCACAGCGCCCGACTCTTCAACCGTTGTGGTGAAGCTCACAAGGCCGAACCTGGTCTTTCTCAGCGGCCTTCTCAGCACTCATGCAGTCGTGTTGCCCAAGCACATAGGCGAGGAGTGGGGGTCTAAGCGCATCGGCTCAGGCTCCTTCAAATATGCCGTCGCGAGGCCCGGAAACGTTGTGACCTTGACAAAGAACCCCGACTTTTACCTTAAAGGGGCGCTCTATCTCGACCAGATAGACTCCTACGTCATTGCCGATAACGCGGCCGCCCTTGCCGCCTTCCAAACCGGGCGATTGCATTGGACCAACGTCTCCACCCAGATTGTGAATGCGTTGAACGCGCCGCAACTCAAATCTGCCGTTCCTGGAGTTCAAATCCTGGAATCGGCTGGCGGCATGGGGATTCTCTTTATCAATACCCAAGCGCCTTTCACTGACGCGAGGGTTAGGCAGGCCATACAACTCGCCTTCGACCGCCCCGCCTACGTGCAAGTCGCGCTCTTCGGTTCCGGCAATCCCTATGCCGTTGACGGCTTGCCCTCGGCCACTATCTGGGCGATGCCTGCGGACGAAGTCAAGACATTGCCGGGGTGGAGGACTCCGAAGACTCAGGACCTTGCGCAAGCCAAGTCGTTAATGGAACAAGCCGGGTTCAGTGAAAGGAACCCGCTCAAGACCTCAGTAATGGTCAGCGCCGCTCAATACGGCGATCAGGCAACAGTCTTAGCGACCCAATTGAGAGCGATATACATAGACATGGCCGTCGAGGGTGTTGATATGGCGACCATCTTGCAGCGAAGGAACACGGGCGCCTTTGCGACGCACTTCAGCGGCATCGCGCCTGTCGTTGATGACCCGGCGGGCTACTATGGACGGTTCTACCTCCCTGGGGTTGCCGAGAATTACGCGAAATACGACCTGCCGGATATCAACCGCCTGTACAAAGAGCAGGACGAGACTGGTGATCGTGCAGTGCGTATAGCAAAGCTCCGGGAGCTTCAGCGAAAGTCTGTTGAGCTCGCATGGTGGATTACCGCCGCGGAGACAAAACGGTTTCAGGCCCTCTCGCGCGAGGTAAAGGACTTCCCTCTTCAAGCCGTGGGAGTCAATTCGAACGGGTACCGATTCGAGCGGGTCTGGCTTTCTGCCTAA
- a CDS encoding glucose 1-dehydrogenase: MLDLTAVSLKGKVAIVTGGGGGIGRSVSETFAAYGAKVVVAERDAGRAHETVAAIAKRGGQALASVVDVQEKEQVAQMKAAAVKEFGKVDILVNNVGDFLGIKKNFIRTSEEDWEALYRINLKQVFYCTHAIAPLMIEQGKGGSIINVSTIEAFRGIPGGSIYATFKGGITQFTKSIALELAKYQIRVNAIAPETTETLQVQAVERVPPEQRSLIPYWIPLGRYGDPDDLAGVAVFLASDLSRWVTGITVNLDGGAYAAGGFYRQPSGGWTSRPPLA, translated from the coding sequence ATGTTGGATCTCACTGCGGTTTCACTCAAGGGCAAAGTTGCGATCGTGACCGGAGGAGGCGGAGGCATAGGACGGAGTGTCTCTGAAACGTTCGCTGCCTATGGGGCGAAGGTGGTCGTCGCCGAACGGGATGCCGGTCGCGCGCACGAGACCGTCGCCGCCATTGCAAAACGAGGCGGGCAAGCCTTGGCCTCAGTAGTGGATGTCCAGGAAAAAGAACAGGTGGCCCAGATGAAGGCTGCCGCGGTCAAAGAGTTCGGAAAGGTTGATATCCTCGTGAATAACGTCGGCGACTTTCTGGGCATCAAAAAGAACTTCATCAGAACGTCAGAAGAGGACTGGGAGGCGCTCTACCGTATCAACCTGAAGCAAGTCTTCTACTGCACCCATGCCATCGCGCCGCTCATGATCGAGCAAGGAAAAGGCGGCAGCATCATCAACGTCTCCACCATAGAGGCCTTTCGCGGCATCCCGGGCGGCTCTATCTATGCCACGTTTAAGGGGGGCATCACTCAGTTCACAAAGAGCATTGCGTTGGAGCTGGCGAAATACCAGATCCGCGTCAACGCGATCGCGCCGGAGACAACCGAAACCCTGCAGGTGCAGGCTGTCGAGCGTGTTCCCCCGGAGCAACGGTCGTTGATCCCCTACTGGATACCCCTGGGCCGCTACGGCGATCCGGACGACCTCGCAGGGGTGGCTGTCTTCCTGGCATCGGACCTCTCCCGATGGGTGACGGGCATCACCGTGAACCTTGATGGCGGCGCCTATGCTGCGGGAGGCTTTTACCGCCAACCAAGCGGCGGGTGGACCAGTCGTCCCCCTCTCGCATAA
- a CDS encoding ABC transporter substrate-binding protein: MKIVNRYVRLFALVVVLAFIVTACGGDDSEPAATKAPAQPPAAPTVAATPTPVPPTPTPQPRVGGTFNTRLPTDPVNWDPHIRRSNDTLTRSQPLISNLVRFGAYNEKSIEPDIAESYQTSSDGTTWTFKIRQGVKWHDGTALTADDVVHSLLRMSKRSSFTPLLVGVFASVDTVTAPDSSTVVVKLSKPTLVFFNGLLSTHAVVLPKHLGDNFDKTPIGSGPFKLGSIKPSNVTSLVKHTEYYAKGMPYLDQIDYYTIADNAATVAAFITGRLHWPGVAPAVVNPSNEKQVRDAIPGVTLNKAPSGTYYSLLKQTAPFTDARVRRAIRLVYDRPEFVQVALAGDGNPYNVDILPSSSIWAMPAEEAKLLPGWRLPKDQDLAEARSLMQQAGYSDSNKLVTRMHTLAPNFDQQAAVAATQLRKIFIDARVEALDGATSAARRASGDFEIIFLSAAGTIDDPAGTYARFYLPGVTDNWSKFDLPDINRLYDEQDRIIDVNARVRKVRELQLAAIELGWWTMLGETQRVSPVPPQVRQFPPGLLGVNANLFRFEQVWLAS, encoded by the coding sequence ATGAAAATCGTCAATCGCTATGTAAGACTCTTCGCGCTCGTTGTGGTGCTGGCGTTTATCGTCACCGCGTGCGGCGGGGACGATTCAGAACCAGCGGCAACGAAGGCTCCCGCTCAACCCCCTGCGGCGCCCACTGTCGCAGCAACCCCCACACCCGTTCCTCCCACTCCAACGCCTCAGCCGCGTGTCGGCGGCACGTTCAATACGCGCCTGCCTACCGATCCGGTGAACTGGGACCCCCATATCCGGCGCTCCAATGACACGCTGACCCGCTCCCAACCTCTGATCAGCAATCTGGTCCGGTTTGGAGCATATAACGAGAAATCCATCGAGCCGGATATCGCAGAGAGCTACCAGACAAGCAGCGACGGCACGACCTGGACGTTCAAGATCCGCCAGGGAGTGAAGTGGCACGATGGAACGGCGCTCACGGCGGACGACGTGGTGCACAGCCTGCTGCGCATGTCGAAGAGGTCTTCGTTCACGCCGCTGCTAGTCGGCGTCTTCGCAAGCGTTGATACAGTGACGGCCCCTGACAGCTCGACGGTTGTGGTGAAGCTCAGCAAGCCGACGCTGGTTTTCTTCAACGGTTTACTCAGCACTCATGCCGTGGTGCTGCCGAAGCATCTGGGGGACAACTTCGATAAGACGCCGATAGGGTCGGGGCCGTTCAAGTTGGGATCAATAAAGCCCTCGAACGTCACCTCCCTGGTGAAGCATACGGAGTATTACGCCAAGGGCATGCCCTACCTGGACCAGATTGACTACTATACGATCGCCGATAATGCGGCAACGGTGGCAGCGTTCATCACGGGAAGACTCCACTGGCCGGGCGTCGCGCCTGCGGTCGTCAACCCCTCGAACGAAAAGCAGGTGAGGGACGCGATCCCTGGGGTCACCCTCAACAAGGCGCCGAGCGGCACCTACTATTCCTTGCTTAAGCAGACCGCACCGTTCACTGATGCCAGAGTGAGGCGCGCGATACGGCTGGTGTACGACCGGCCCGAATTCGTGCAGGTGGCTCTGGCCGGCGATGGCAACCCCTACAACGTGGACATTTTGCCCAGCAGCTCCATCTGGGCCATGCCCGCTGAGGAGGCGAAGCTTCTCCCCGGCTGGAGGCTGCCGAAGGATCAAGACCTAGCGGAAGCGCGTTCCCTCATGCAGCAGGCAGGGTACAGCGATTCCAACAAGCTCGTGACCAGGATGCACACCCTCGCTCCGAACTTCGATCAGCAGGCTGCGGTGGCGGCAACCCAGCTGCGGAAGATATTCATTGATGCGCGGGTGGAAGCATTGGACGGCGCCACCTCCGCGGCAAGGAGAGCCTCCGGCGACTTCGAGATCATCTTCCTCTCCGCCGCCGGCACCATTGATGACCCGGCCGGGACCTACGCTCGGTTCTATCTTCCCGGCGTGACTGACAATTGGTCTAAGTTTGACCTGCCGGACATCAACCGCTTGTACGATGAGCAAGACAGGATCATAGATGTCAATGCGCGTGTAAGGAAAGTGAGAGAGTTGCAGCTCGCGGCCATCGAGCTGGGGTGGTGGACCATGCTGGGAGAGACACAGCGGGTCAGCCCCGTACCACCACAGGTGCGGCAGTTCCCGCCTGGACTCCTGGGCGTGAACGCGAACCTCTTCCGCTTTGAGCAGGTTTGGCTGGCCTCCTAG
- a CDS encoding SDR family oxidoreductase, with amino-acid sequence MDLELRGKTAIVTGGSSGIGKAIALGLAQEGVDVAICARGKEALTAAAEEISKATGRKVVPLTCDVGRQADVEAMVRAAASALGHIDILINNAGKPGGLANGPLQDVTDEAMLGDLNVKYMGYLRCARAVAPLMKERQWGRMIHIGGNSARRSGTYSTGARNIAIVHLSKTLADELGPYGITSNVVHPGITRTPHIDRSAEQRAKASGATPGEIMKQMAMDNATRRLVDASEVAHVVVFLASPKSIAVTGEVIGATGGKGQAVFP; translated from the coding sequence ATGGATCTGGAGTTGCGAGGGAAGACGGCCATCGTCACTGGAGGAAGCTCCGGGATCGGCAAGGCCATCGCGCTGGGCCTTGCGCAGGAGGGCGTTGACGTTGCCATCTGCGCGCGCGGCAAGGAGGCGCTAACCGCGGCGGCTGAAGAGATCAGCAAAGCGACCGGCCGGAAAGTGGTGCCGCTCACCTGCGACGTAGGCCGCCAGGCTGACGTGGAAGCCATGGTGCGCGCCGCGGCTTCCGCGCTGGGGCACATTGATATCTTGATCAATAACGCCGGTAAGCCCGGAGGCCTTGCCAACGGCCCGCTTCAGGATGTCACGGATGAAGCCATGTTGGGCGACCTGAACGTGAAGTACATGGGCTATCTCCGCTGCGCGCGAGCCGTAGCGCCCTTGATGAAGGAGCGTCAGTGGGGACGAATGATCCATATCGGTGGCAATTCCGCGCGGAGGTCCGGGACCTATAGCACCGGGGCGCGCAACATCGCCATCGTCCACCTCAGCAAGACGCTGGCGGACGAGCTCGGCCCATACGGCATCACCTCCAACGTAGTGCACCCCGGCATAACCCGTACGCCGCACATTGACCGCTCTGCTGAGCAGCGGGCCAAGGCGTCCGGCGCCACTCCTGGCGAAATCATGAAGCAGATGGCGATGGATAACGCGACGCGCCGCCTGGTGGATGCCTCCGAGGTTGCCCACGTCGTCGTCTTTCTTGCCTCTCCAAAAAGCATCGCGGTCACGGGCGAGGTGATCGGAGCCACGGGAGGGAAGGGGCAAGCCGTCTTCCCATAG
- a CDS encoding SDR family oxidoreductase — MKLQGKVAIVTGAAQGIGEAYAHALAGEGAAVVVADINVAKGKSVADSINRAGTGGKATCLKLDVADEKSCAELVAQAEQLYGGVDILVNNAAIYHSMRMDTLMNVPLDYYNRFMAVNLTGQMLMTRAAVPAMRKRGKGKIVFQASAVAYSASSTPYAIAKLGIVGMMRGFAFQLGKHNINVNGIAPGPIDTEATMVTVPKHFIDHLLESQPLRRMGHPSDLVGALVYLCSSESDYVTGLMMVVDGGNTVSRL; from the coding sequence ATGAAGCTCCAAGGCAAGGTCGCCATCGTCACCGGCGCAGCGCAAGGCATAGGTGAGGCCTACGCACACGCACTGGCGGGAGAAGGCGCGGCGGTCGTCGTCGCCGATATCAATGTGGCGAAGGGCAAGAGCGTCGCCGACTCCATCAATCGCGCAGGCACGGGCGGGAAAGCAACCTGTCTCAAGCTTGACGTGGCCGATGAAAAGAGCTGCGCCGAGCTCGTCGCGCAGGCTGAGCAGCTCTACGGCGGTGTGGATATCCTGGTGAACAATGCGGCGATCTACCACAGTATGCGGATGGACACCCTGATGAACGTGCCCCTGGACTATTACAACCGCTTCATGGCGGTGAATCTAACGGGACAGATGCTGATGACCCGAGCGGCCGTCCCCGCGATGCGCAAGCGGGGCAAGGGCAAGATCGTCTTCCAGGCCTCCGCCGTCGCCTATTCCGCCTCCAGCACGCCTTACGCGATCGCAAAGCTGGGGATCGTGGGGATGATGCGCGGCTTCGCCTTCCAGCTCGGCAAGCACAATATCAATGTCAACGGCATCGCCCCGGGGCCGATTGATACGGAGGCGACGATGGTCACGGTGCCGAAGCATTTCATTGACCACCTGCTGGAGTCGCAACCGCTCAGGCGCATGGGCCATCCCTCTGACCTCGTCGGCGCGCTTGTCTACCTCTGCTCAAGCGAAAGCGACTACGTTACGGGCCTGATGATGGTGGTTGACGGCGGCAACACCGTCAGCCGATTGTAG